One Bombus pyrosoma isolate SC7728 linkage group LG11, ASM1482585v1, whole genome shotgun sequence DNA segment encodes these proteins:
- the LOC122572306 gene encoding neuronal PAS domain-containing protein 4 encodes MFNRIDASKSTKGASKLRRDLINAEIANLRDLLPLPPSTRQRLSQLQLMALVCVFLRKANYFQQALKNCPSDSSNIPTPNIGFSKAMSGFIMMMTQQGKLLYISENAAEYLGHSMEDLLIHGDSVYDVIDKQDHMVVQNQLSRNSPIPSDRRLFLCRINVSRNSRRQLRFGDQKVVLVEGHFLPFVPVCNRNEFVFLASCTPVVLPETRESIVQGATNIFTTIHSMDMKYLHIDKTAESHLEYTRNELVNMSWYNLLHWDSIRTAYCKHQTVIQSDQERSATALLRLQSRSGRWFWVHCVLQVKDTSEECQHPIIVCTNQVLSDREAEVMRSSSWLYQYSSQTKFTYTICSGSQNRGVPYATGSQSNQQQDYSRSLSHAHNNDTQHSPDIRNSEQDPHNSSKTQLKDYATRNPREDAEPVDMSISSSEHENRNVHMNIQHGHYALGQFADRYKAHHKNSLNLSGYRAKFMQCHSQYSMDTLSPKYYITDLDKEYCCNERNSSHKRLPGKALSTTTGSTADPSELPMEHWNSSPVWSDTLQRVPDVVHQELSPYVATPTTPVDTPDSELHPETPIFNFDWAAEQHVPNLKITFRSSNQGPRKVQDVQPITLQLPRKKGQSMNDSKDFPK; translated from the exons ATGTTCAATCG GATAGATGCGAGCAAATCAACGAAAGGTGCCAGCAAACTTCGAAGGGACCTGATAAATGCCGAAATCGCCAACTTACGTGATTTACTGCCATTACCGCCCTCAACTCGTCAGAGGCTTTCCCAGTTACAGCTTATGGCCTTGGTCTGCGTATTTCTTCGAAAAGCCAATTACTTTCAACAAG CCTTGAAAAACTGTCCGTCCGACTCTTCGAATATCCCGACCCCTAACATTGGATTTTCAAAA GCCATGTCCGGATTTATAATGATGATGACCCAGCAAGGGAAACTGTTGTATATATCGGAAAATGCGGCAGAATATCTTGGACACTCTATG GAGGATTTGCTTATCCACGGGGATAGTGTTTACGACGTAATAGACAAGCAAGATCACATGGTTGTACAAAATCAATTATCTAGAAATAGTCCAATTCCAAGCGATAGAAGATTGTTTCTTTGTCGGATCAACGTATCCAGGAATTCTCGGAGGCAACTTCGTTTCGGCGATCAAAAA gTGGTTTTAGTTGAAGGCCATTTTTTACCTTTCGTTCCTGTTTGTAATCGAAATGAGTTTGTTTTCCTTGCTTCCTGTACACCCGTTGTTTTGCCAGAAACTAGAGAAAGTATCGTGCAGGGTgcgacaaatattttcaccaCCATTCACTCTATGGATATGAAATACCTTCatatcgataaaac TGCTGAAAGCCATTTGGAATACACCCGTAACGAATTAGTAAATATGTCAtggtataatttattacactgGGATTCGATACGAACAGCATATTGCAAACATCAGACTG TTATTCAATCTGATCAAGAACGGTCAGCAACTGCATTGTTGAGACTGCAAAGTCGTTCCGGACGGTGGTTCTGGGTGCACTGCGTTTTACAAGTCAAAGATACTTCCGAAGAATGTCAACACCCTATCATTGTGTGCACGAATCAAGTTCTGAG TGACAGGGAGGCGGAAGTAATGCGTTCAAGTTCCTGGCTGTACCAGTATTCATCCCAAACTAAATTTACTTACACCATCTGCTCCGGGAGTCAGAACCGCGGTGTGCCATATGCTACCGGGAGCCAAAGTAATCAGCAGCAAGATTACAGTCGTTCCTTATCCCACGCACATAACAACGACACGCAACACTCTCCTGATATACGAAATTCAGAGCAGGATCCGCACAATTCGTCGAAGACACAGTTAAAGGATTACGCAACTAGAAATCCACGAGAGGATGCAGAACCGGTTGATATGTCGATCAGTAGTAGCGAGCATGAGAATAGGAACGTACACATGAATATTCAACATGGTCATTATGCGCTTGGTCAATTCGCAGATAGGTACAAAGCGCATCATAAAAATTCACTAAATTTGAGCGGTTATCGCGCAAAATTTATGCAATGTCACAGCCAATACAGTATGGACACGTTGTCGCCCAAGTACTATATCACGGACTTAGATAAGGAGTACTGTTGTAACGAGAGGAATAGCAGCCATAAACGACTTCCGGGTAAAGCGTTATCCACGACAACAGGATCGACAGCAGATCCTTCGGAGTTACCCATGGAACATTGGAATTCGAGTCCAGTTTGGTCGGATACTCTGCAAAGGGTACCGGATGTCGTTCACCAGGAACTTAGCCCATACGTAGCGACGCCAACTACGCCGGTCGACACTCCAGACTCCGAGCTACATCCGGAAActccaatttttaatttcgattggGCGGCCGAACAGCATGTGCCCAATTTGAAGATCACGTTTCGTAGCTCGAATCAGGGGCCCAGGAAAGTCCAGGATGTTCAACCTATCACGTTGCAGTTACCACGGAAAAAGGGCCAGTCCATGAATGATTCTAAAGACTTTCCTAAATAA